The following DNA comes from Colletes latitarsis isolate SP2378_abdomen chromosome 13, iyColLati1, whole genome shotgun sequence.
CttgtaattatttaattatatgaAAAGATTGAACACAAAATAAACTTTGCCAACCATCTATACTTCATATCCAATTATTAAAGGATTCAAATAAGTTTTAATAACTGAATTAGTTTGCGTTCCATAACAATTAATACAGTTTTAATATCGTATTTtatcgaattttattttacaatttgcTAAGTTTAAATAAAAGTATCTACGGATATATAAAATTATACACGTTTGTAAAGTTTCTATTATCTTTTTAGGACTTTTATGAATGTGTCTCGAGGTAGAGAAATTTTCCCAACCATTTTCATATGTTTTTTTCCTTGCGCCTGCTGGGCCAATAGCTTCTTTCTTCTTGTGACGTCTCCTCCATACTGAAATTGGAAAAAACGAATTTGcaaatgtatatatatacaagtTGTTGTAATACGATTCTTACCAGTTTGGCTGTTACGTCTTTTCTGAATGCTTTCAAAGTTTCTCTCACGATGACCTTCCCGTTTACCACGGCTTGAATCGCTATTTCAAACATTTGACGCGGTATAACTTCCACCAACTTTTCGCACAGTTGTTTGGCTATTGTATAAGTCTTGCTTATGTGAACAATACTGCTCAGCTCTTCCACCGGGATACCGTTTAAAACGATATTTAACTGGGGAACATACGTATGCAATGCTGCTTTAATATGCgaatatacagtgtgttcgaagaagacgaaaatcaagaatatcaatttgttgatggagacttcgttaaaaagttattaacgtttaaaattccgcccgtactgattttttttctcgaaaatgcgcaagatttcgatggtatgtccattcataaaaaatgattgtaattgacccccgcaaccgaaaataatttttccaaaacgatttgaaatttttgttttccgtcgaaaaatttcaaaccttcttgaatttttttctagaaaatgggtaggatttcggtgatatgtctattcaccagaaatgattgtaattgacccccgcaactgaaaataatttttcctgaacgatttaaaattttctttcttcatccaaaaatttcagcacctaattagatttttagtaaagaatttttttctcgaaaatgcgcaagatttcgggggtatgtctattcactaaaaatgatcgtaattgagccctgcaagtaaaaataatttttccaaaatgatttgaaaaatttcagtacctacccaattttttttctcgaaagcgggtaggatttcgggggtacatctattcaccaaaaatgattgtaattgatccccacaaccgaaaataatttttccagaacaatttgaaattttttaatttaattgttaataactttttaacgaagcctccatcaacaaattggtattcttgattttcgtcttattttggcctctggaatcccccattaaaatttttcccaagggtggccgagcaccccgtATATTCGTTGACACGattgataaataataaaaactaaTTACAGATACCTTCACTATGTTCGTTGGTTTGTAATCATACTCTTCGTAATCGAAACTAGCATATCCGGAAGTAACGCATTTCAATGAATCGTGAAAGTCTACAATGATTTCATTTAATGGTAATAAAAACTGCAACATTATTCTATCGTTACCAATATCTTTTCTCGTTTCTTCCGTTCCTCGCTTGTCCATGCACAAACTTAGTATCACCCCTATGTATTCAACTAGATATATATAGAATTATAAAGTATTAAATCTTTAATTATTTTCCAATTGTACTGTGATTTAAAATTCTACGATTGGATATACCTGGCGTTATGATAGTTCCTAGCACTATGGGTTCGTAAAACTGTGACACAATTTGTACGTTGGGAAACTCTGCAGGGTTGTTGAACACCATCGTATCGCTACCAAACTTTTTAATATTCTTGCTACCTACAATAGTCGCTTTGTACGTGACATTTGGTATCGTTACGATTGGTTGCGCATTGTATTCTTGTTCCAAACGCTGCATGAAGACTTCCATGTGCAATAAACCGAGAAATCCCACTCGCCAGCCTTGTCCAAGAGCTATACTAAAataaaagtatgcaaaaatacaaagaaagaaattaaattttacgcGAAGGAACTATTTTACTTGCTTTCTTAGAattctataaatataattaacagAATAGTTATTTGTCCAATTGTTTACTATATCAAAGTATTAAAATGTTGACTCGTCGAATCTAAAACAATACTCTAACGTGTACCTAGAATCCGGTGCAACGGAGACTCCGCTATCGTTCAATGTCAACTTTTCAATTGCGGCTCTCATTGTGCCAAATTGCGACTGATCCAGTGGATAAACTCCTGAGAAGACCATCGGCTTAGGCGACTCGATTCTCAGTAAAGGTTCCACACTGTGCTTCTGCAAATGCAACGTATCGCCTATCAGTGCTTCCTTCGAAGATCTCATATTGCATGAAACACATCCTATCTGACCTGCGAATCTAACACTGTTCGATTAAACAAACTCAAACTTTGATTTCCTATGCTATATCTacattttcaaatctttctCAATCCTTTAATAACACAAACAGAAAAATAATAGCAGCGAAGCTTACAACTTATCCACAATTTCTTCGCTGGGTCTCAACAACGACAGAGTTTTAACTTCGTAAGATTTCTTAGCCAGCATTGAAACGATGTGGTCTCCAATCGACAAAGACCCTTCTTTGACGTAGACCAACGAAATGGCTCCTCTGTACTTGTCGTACCAAGTGTCGAATGTTAGAGCCCTTAAGGGTTTGTTTCTGAAGACATCTGGCGGTGGAATTTTCTCTATGACTGCGTCCAGGACTTTACCTACTCCGGTCCCCAGTTTCGCAGATATTTTCAATATGTCTGTTTCCTTTATATCGAACAATGATTTTAACTGACTTATCACTCTATCTGGTTTGGCAGTTTTTAAATCTATTTTGTTTATTACTGGTATTATGACCAAGTTTTGCTTGATAGCCAAGTAATAGTTGGCCACTGTTTGAGCTTGGACACCGTCATTCGCATCGATCACTAATACTACACCTTGACAGGGAACGAGAGAACGATGGACTTCTGCCGAGAAGTCTACGTGACCTGGTGTGTCTATCAAATTAAGAAGATACTCGGACCCTTTGTAAGTATAGTTCAGAGAAGCTGTTTGAGCCTTAACTGTTATCCCTCTGTCTTTTTCAACTTGCAGATTATCTAATATTTGTTTCCCAGAATTTGTTTTCACTGCGCCTGTTAGTTCTAGGAATCTGTCGGCTAAGGTACTCTTTCCATGGTCAACGTGAGCTATAATACTAAAATTACGAATGTTTTCTACTGATGTATTGTATCCCTGAGTTGGTTCTGAGACGGTTGAGTAATATCTACTACGAAGGTGCCAGTATCTACTGAAATTAAACATATTGATTATATTGAAACCTACAgagaagaattttgatttttaatatacaaCAAAAATTATCTTCTTATAGTTATGAGAAATTTTGACTAaacttttttaaaatttgttttttattgtaTCGTTTAAGTTTATTaggaaattaaaattgatattagaaaaaaaaatttattaatactaaCCTATTAAACATCGACACACATGTTCGGAGAAAGTTATGATTTTTCTGAGCATATTGTATATgacaaacaattttatttattttcataatgaattaataatttatatttctttacGGTTAAATAAACATATTTATATGATAGGTTATATTTCTTTCCTTCTGTTGTCATTAATTCTATTTACTCTTTAAGGCACGTTTTTACGTGGCGATAAACTGTGGCGCCTCTCATTGCACTCGGAATGTTGGCGCCTAGGAACGTCAGGTGGCTCTGCAAGCGCCAGGAAAAAGGTTTCCACTCTTGGTGGCGAAAAGCATAGAAGGGAACATAGATAAACAACTTCAGTTTCCAGTTCAGATTCGTTTGCGACTGTGCTTGTTAAGATTCAaagattattattgttattcatTGTTATTCATTGTTATTTGTTGTTGAATAAagtttattgttaaaaatacatAATCTCTCTGCACCGAACGATCACGAAATATATACGTGTACTCATGGATTAATTCCACCAACAGAGAGAGCCACAAAACTGTACCATAGTAAACTCTAATACGAGCCATCtttggtctaacccagacctaacccagacctaaactttaTTATCGATATTGAGGTTAACCGATGGACGAATCGACGAATAGGAACAATCTGTAGGGAGCATAAAGTAACTCCCTAGTTACTACCGCAGATGGCGCAGTGAGCGCCGATGCCAATCGTCGAGATGGAGGCTGGGATGCTCTAGGGGATTTGTCTCTAGGCACTCCCTGGTCGGACGTCGTCACTATCACCTTGATAGGTGCAACCAAGAGTTGCTTATTGTAAAAATCAGAACTTAGACATGAGATCAATTCTCGAGAGAGTACAGCGAATATCTAAAATACGGCCAAGCTTGTCAATCTACCAAATAAAGTAAATTGTTGGAGTTACACCGGAAATATTCTAAGTGTTTTTATTTTgcgcgcctcgccgagcagagcggttcagcgctccacgggtaCCAACCCACTTTCTTATTCCCTAAACCGCCAAGGTCGGGACGCAACAGAGTCATCTTTGTTGTTTATTATCGATATTGAGGTTAACCGATAGACGAATCGACGAATAGAAACAATCGATACATACTGTTATTTAGCGTTATCTTCATGCCAACGAAACGATCCAAAACTACTGTTATCAAGCAGGAATAGATTGCATACACAAATGTTTAAATTTAACGTGTgaaaaatactattttgtagaaattttacaatttaGAGACCTACAATATGTCGGTCAAACAGTTTGGTCAGGTAATGTATTACTTttcattaaaaaagaaattcttacAAAAATTAACCTAAAACGAATAATGTATTTTCTggatatatgtgtatatatacttttaattatttgtatttataTAGAATGAAATTTGTAATAGAAATTTGTGatagaaatttataatttataaggacacaaaataaacatatttgttcagaatgaaaattaattgaaagTAAATTTCAGCGTTTGTATTACATCCCAAAAATAACACGATGGACCAAAGGGATCGGGGCAGAATTACCAGAAGAGTATAAGAAATTCTGGAGAGAATGGAAAGTACAAGAACCAACAGCTGTCCATTATATCAAACAGGAAGGCAAATATATCAGAAACGAAGAAACAGAAATTGTGTAAATGATCAATTAATAtacatttcatttaaatttctttctttACGTATTCATTAATCATCGATTACTGTAAAATTGTCTTACATCTAACTATTTCTATCAGTTCTATATCAAATTCTGTTAACTTCTAGAACTCCGGTTCAAAATATTCCAATACCATTGAAGTACCCTCTGGAAATAAATCAAGGAATATGGGGTGGCGAGGCAGTGATACAAGGTTTTCGAAAGAAGGGCAATAAACAACGTAGATATCCACATTTCTGGTTtccttcgttaaagaagtctgtAGTATATAGTGAAGTTTTAGACAAATACATGAGTGTTGTCGTCACCAATAGAACTATCAATTTGATACACGAACATTATGGTTTTGATCACTACTTATTAAAGGTAGACAGTGCTATTAATACaaagtattttaaaatattatttattgctaTTAAAGTGTTCTTTACTGTTTATATAGACTCCTGCATGCGATTTGAGGTCAGAACTTGCATTAAAGATAAAACGACAAATACTTTTAGCACTGATAGACAAAACTTTGTATCCAGCTGATCCAAATAAAAAGGAAGAGATTTATAACAAATATAAGGAGTATATAACTGCGGTGAGATAATATTCTACGTAGATCTTTTAGTATCGTAAGGAATGCAACTGGGGAAACCTTTTGtaactaaaaaattaataacgtttcCTATGTTCTCAGTAAACATTTCTTCTTAATCTACCAGGAAATAATAACGAACGATTATTATACTTTCCAGTACACGCGAGAAGAAATTGAATGGTACGGTTTAACATATAAGGAAGCGTGCAAGAAATGGATAAAACAAAAAGAAGAAGTCGATCAACCACAGCCTTTGAAAATTGCCTACAGATCCGAGTTAATATCAAAACTTAAAGAGGCGAAAGATATAAATGTTACCTCAACGGATAGGTATGTGTGAATCATTCTTTATTCAACGTTTCATAATGTCTACGCGGATAAAATGTAATTCAAAATTATTGTTGCAGCCAACCATCATCTTGGATGTCAAAGCTGAATATATTTTCCAAAAACTCGAAAACCgaacaataaaaatataaatagattTGTGATCGTTTTAcgtaaataaagaaaataaggAAATTAAATTCTGTATTGAATTCGTTGctatttttctttatatttaatGCTTTAGAAAGATCGGTAACTTTTCGGTATAGAAAATTGGAGAATCGTTCAGAAATATTCCATTACAAAAAGTCAGAAATTTTTTAgtataaaaaattagaaaatcgtTCAGGAATATTTCTCGATTaacgtttaatttttaattaccaTATTTTCTATTCCACAACAGCGTTAATTTATTGAACTGGTGTTCATTATTATACTTCACACAAAATCTACACAATTACTGGGAAAAGATTCCTATGAATATataatttactatttttttctttCCTAGAAAATTAACTACGTTATCGAACACTCCATGTCACCATCTTTTGGTAAACAATTTAACGACGATGCTATGGCTCGTGTGATGTACGTCATTGTTCCAAAACTACCACTAGGAGCACTATCATAGAAATGTTGACAAACGTATGCAGCTCCTCCGCAAAGAAGATTCCCCATTGCTGTGGTTTCCCGTTGATCTTTCGGTTTTGCACAGCATAACGTAGCGTCACCGTCAACTTTCATCTGGGTCATTTTGAATAAAATACAagtaaaaatatagaaaaatttagCCAATGCTATCCACCTCATTGATGTAGATTAGGCATATCTTCTAAATCTTTTGttagaaaagaaagaaataccTGATCATCTAAAAAGATAGTATTCGCCTTGTGAACCAACTCTTCGACCGTGATGACTTCACCGAAAGATGCGACGACATTGTATTCTGTTACTAGTGTCAGCACCATTAAAGCTTCGACTATCAGCTGACGGTACTCTGGCTGCGGTATAGTATTCAAAACAGTTTCTACGGCTAACGCAAACTTTAATTCCCCAGGTGTCATTTCCTGTGTAAGGTTCTGAGGCAGTACTCTGCCCTCGATTGCTAAACCTTGGCACTATCAAACACAAACTTCTTAATCGATCGAACGATCTGGTACAACTTTCTCTTaaacaatttaatatttacCCGTTCGAGTACTTGCCATACTCGTGGGTAAAAGTCTCGTGGCACTCTGTTCAATGCTCCATCCAATCTTCGTCTTCGTAACCATTGACCTTGTCGGTCTGGTTCCGCTTCATTCCCATCCGTTTGATCAGGACTCAAGAATCCTCCGATTTGTGATttctaaaagaaaataaaactacgATCAAGCaaaacaataagaaattaatAGCAATCGTCTTATTAATTAGTGCATTACCTTACTGACTCTGCTGGATTTGCAACTGATGACGGAGAAGTTACCTCGACCgactgaaaataaaaataaattacactCCCATTATCACAGTTACGAATGCTTCGATCGCTATAGAAAATTGTGTAAAGAGTAAAACGCACCGCTGCTGATGGCGAACTCTTTTCCACTCATTATGTGATGCAAAAGATTTTTCATTTCGAATGGAGAAAGATTCAGCAAATGTTCCGAAGCTTCTTCTCCGGTGCAAATTAAAGTCCTCGATAGTTCAGTGGCCATCACTTGGATGATCAAACCCACTCGCAGTCTGAGCATTTCGTGGAATAATTGAGGTTCCGTTCTAATGAACATTGCTAAATAAACTAACAACTCCTGCGTCAGCATGGCAGTGGATTCGTCGTCTCCGTAAGCCTGATGAATCAACACTCGTAGCTCGTTTTCTGGCAACGGAGCAACTATAGTGTGCTCATTGGTAGGTGGCATTCCAACGGTGACTTGTTTCTGACGAACCAACAAATCAGTGACTGCTTTGGCTAAGTCTTCGACTCGTTTACCTAACATCCCAGCAGTGTGGCGTACAATTCCCCACATTTTCTGCTGGCAAGCCTTTTCGTACAGGTCTTTCAACAAATCTTTTATAAGAATCGGATGGCCTTCCTCCAACATGCCTGTGTTAAAATACAGGCCTTGCGAATCCACCTAAAGTTAGACTTATAGTTGGATATATtcagttattatattattatttatattatattaataactTACGAGATACTGCAAAATATCTCCTTGCTCTTCCAAGCTCTCTGTTTCCCTGAGCATAGACAGTAATTCTTCAACTTCAGTGTCTGCGTATTGAGTTTCTATGCCTCTGTGTCTGTGAAGCTTAGGACAATTTGTCCAGGACAGTATATCGTCTGTAGGAGACGGTGTACGAGCAACGGGAACTGGCTGCGTAGAATTAGGACTTAACGTTGTATCTGTGACTTCAATAAATGGGTTTGTGTTTAAAATAGCAGAAGGCCTTCGCTCTTCTCCTGCCATCCCAAGAATCTCAGCTACAAAGTATACAG
Coding sequences within:
- the Mrpl28 gene encoding mitochondrial ribosomal protein L28 yields the protein MSVKQFGQRLYYIPKITRWTKGIGAELPEEYKKFWREWKVQEPTAVHYIKQEGKYIRNEETEIVTPVQNIPIPLKYPLEINQGIWGGEAVIQGFRKKGNKQRRYPHFWFPSLKKSVVYSEVLDKYMSVVVTNRTINLIHEHYGFDHYLLKTPACDLRSELALKIKRQILLALIDKTLYPADPNKKEEIYNKYKEYITAYTREEIEWYGLTYKEACKKWIKQKEEVDQPQPLKIAYRSELISKLKEAKDINVTSTDSQPSSWMSKLNIFSKNSKTEQ
- the Waw gene encoding translation factor waclaw isoform X2 — its product is MKINKIVCHIQYAQKNHNFLRTCVSMFNRYWHLRSRYYSTVSEPTQGYNTSVENIRNFSIIAHVDHGKSTLADRFLELTGAVKTNSGKQILDNLQVEKDRGITVKAQTASLNYTYKGSEYLLNLIDTPGHVDFSAEVHRSLVPCQGVVLVIDANDGVQAQTVANYYLAIKQNLVIIPVINKIDLKTAKPDRVISQLKSLFDIKETDILKISAKLGTGVGKVLDAVIEKIPPPDVFRNKPLRALTFDTWYDKYRGAISLVYVKEGSLSIGDHIVSMLAKKSYEVKTLSLLRPSEEIVDKLFAGQIGCVSCNMRSSKEALIGDTLHLQKHSVEPLLRIESPKPMVFSGVYPLDQSQFGTMRAAIEKLTLNDSGVSVAPDSSIALGQGWRVGFLGLLHMEVFMQRLEQEYNAQPIVTIPNVTYKATIVGSKNIKKFGSDTMVFNNPAEFPNVQIVSQFYEPIVLGTIITPVEYIGVILSLCMDKRGTEETRKDIGNDRIMLQFLLPLNEIIVDFHDSLKCVTSGYASFDYEEYDYKPTNIVKLNIVLNGIPVEELSSIVHISKTYTIAKQLCEKLVEVIPRQMFEIAIQAVVNGKVIVRETLKAFRKDVTAKLYGGDVTRRKKLLAQQAQGKKHMKMVGKISLPRDTFIKVLKR
- the Waw gene encoding translation factor waclaw isoform X1; translated protein: MKINKIVCHIQYAQKNHNFLRTCVSMFNSRYWHLRSRYYSTVSEPTQGYNTSVENIRNFSIIAHVDHGKSTLADRFLELTGAVKTNSGKQILDNLQVEKDRGITVKAQTASLNYTYKGSEYLLNLIDTPGHVDFSAEVHRSLVPCQGVVLVIDANDGVQAQTVANYYLAIKQNLVIIPVINKIDLKTAKPDRVISQLKSLFDIKETDILKISAKLGTGVGKVLDAVIEKIPPPDVFRNKPLRALTFDTWYDKYRGAISLVYVKEGSLSIGDHIVSMLAKKSYEVKTLSLLRPSEEIVDKLFAGQIGCVSCNMRSSKEALIGDTLHLQKHSVEPLLRIESPKPMVFSGVYPLDQSQFGTMRAAIEKLTLNDSGVSVAPDSSIALGQGWRVGFLGLLHMEVFMQRLEQEYNAQPIVTIPNVTYKATIVGSKNIKKFGSDTMVFNNPAEFPNVQIVSQFYEPIVLGTIITPVEYIGVILSLCMDKRGTEETRKDIGNDRIMLQFLLPLNEIIVDFHDSLKCVTSGYASFDYEEYDYKPTNIVKLNIVLNGIPVEELSSIVHISKTYTIAKQLCEKLVEVIPRQMFEIAIQAVVNGKVIVRETLKAFRKDVTAKLYGGDVTRRKKLLAQQAQGKKHMKMVGKISLPRDTFIKVLKR